Proteins encoded within one genomic window of Synechococcus sp. PCC 7335:
- a CDS encoding PP2C family serine/threonine-protein phosphatase, with amino-acid sequence MIQTARPKIPASTNGEAGKSQFRQYVWALGHGTNKVPIGEIVDGRYQVVAPSIWLDTRPGQPPKVPDPIPNFVQPYLKAYPYQLNLPGIYGICHQESGEAVLLLSNVPVNHQGQLMPAIAKAWPTSTGFRQVYWLWQMISLWEPLSEFGAAASLLKKTNIRVETWRVRLIGLSTNPAEPSFSELADAWESTYLPEAKPSVRALLQSVCRDLRTPNADITDIKAQINSQLLKESIGKTVELQVAGATSTGPTRRHNEDACYPSRNELQRANTADLPLLPRLAIVCDGVGGHEGGEVASKQVMRSLQLQLRSLLVEAMNQTKPLEPQLVIDQIEAALRVANNLVVSQNDQQGCADRQRMGTTLVMALVLPQKVETSDGPTEVNELYLTHIGDSRAYWMTADACYQLTVDDDIAGREVSSGNSFYTEALQRPDAHALSQAVGMREYEQLKPHTQRFLFESSGVLLLCSDGLSDNDQVEKSWSNYVGLSMQRIVPLHSAVDSWIELANQRNGHDNVAVVLMNVKVISSQSEEEIGTREQKGIDVEEKAKNEAEGQNKALVDGHTHTLSSSGPSSGISPSNASQSVHTTKPIPPAGMTSGSRALLYGEDDDDDTPLPLYDEAAIVSKSESLTPKTRSWITGLLALIILAVVGGLGWLLWRTVDPLSQQDAIPDEVIPGINLEE; translated from the coding sequence GTGATTCAAACAGCCCGACCAAAAATCCCAGCATCTACGAATGGCGAAGCCGGTAAGTCCCAGTTCAGACAGTATGTCTGGGCGTTGGGTCATGGCACCAACAAAGTTCCAATTGGGGAGATAGTTGATGGTCGATATCAAGTTGTTGCTCCGTCAATTTGGCTAGATACCAGGCCCGGACAGCCGCCCAAGGTGCCTGATCCAATCCCAAATTTCGTGCAGCCCTACTTAAAGGCTTATCCATATCAGCTGAATTTGCCAGGAATTTACGGTATCTGTCATCAGGAGTCTGGAGAAGCGGTATTGCTATTGAGCAATGTGCCAGTAAACCATCAGGGGCAACTGATGCCTGCGATCGCCAAAGCTTGGCCGACGTCGACAGGCTTTCGTCAAGTTTATTGGCTTTGGCAAATGATTTCCCTATGGGAGCCACTCAGCGAGTTTGGCGCAGCCGCTAGCTTACTCAAAAAAACGAATATCCGCGTTGAAACTTGGCGCGTTCGGCTAATCGGACTCTCTACTAATCCAGCTGAGCCCAGCTTTTCAGAGCTTGCAGATGCCTGGGAAAGCACCTACTTGCCTGAAGCTAAGCCCTCAGTCAGAGCGCTGCTTCAATCCGTTTGCAGAGATTTGCGAACCCCTAACGCAGATATTACTGATATCAAGGCGCAAATAAATTCTCAGCTGCTAAAGGAATCGATAGGTAAGACAGTAGAGCTTCAGGTAGCAGGTGCAACTAGCACTGGGCCAACCAGACGACACAACGAAGACGCCTGTTATCCTAGCCGCAACGAGTTACAAAGAGCTAACACCGCCGATCTACCACTATTGCCTCGGCTAGCGATCGTCTGTGATGGAGTAGGGGGTCATGAGGGTGGAGAAGTCGCTAGTAAGCAGGTGATGCGATCGCTTCAGCTCCAACTTCGCAGCCTGCTCGTAGAAGCGATGAACCAGACCAAGCCACTCGAGCCACAGCTTGTTATTGACCAGATTGAAGCGGCGCTTAGAGTTGCTAATAACCTAGTTGTTAGTCAAAACGACCAGCAGGGGTGCGCCGATCGTCAGCGAATGGGTACCACATTGGTGATGGCGCTTGTGCTACCGCAGAAGGTTGAGACATCAGACGGACCTACCGAAGTCAATGAGCTGTATCTCACTCATATTGGTGATAGCCGCGCCTATTGGATGACTGCTGACGCCTGCTATCAGCTTACGGTAGATGATGACATTGCCGGTCGAGAAGTCAGTTCCGGCAATAGCTTTTATACAGAAGCGCTGCAACGACCTGATGCTCACGCGCTCAGTCAAGCTGTTGGCATGCGCGAATACGAACAGCTAAAGCCTCATACCCAGCGGTTCTTGTTTGAATCGAGCGGCGTGCTACTGCTCTGCTCTGACGGTTTAAGTGACAACGACCAAGTAGAAAAATCGTGGTCGAATTACGTGGGGCTAAGTATGCAGCGAATTGTGCCGCTACATTCAGCAGTCGATTCGTGGATAGAATTGGCCAATCAGCGTAATGGGCATGACAACGTGGCTGTGGTACTGATGAACGTAAAAGTTATTAGCAGTCAATCTGAAGAAGAAATTGGAACTCGTGAGCAGAAGGGCATTGATGTAGAAGAAAAGGCCAAAAATGAAGCAGAGGGACAAAATAAAGCATTAGTCGATGGGCATACGCACACACTGTCTAGTTCAGGGCCAAGTTCAGGTATTAGCCCATCAAACGCTAGCCAATCGGTTCACACCACTAAGCCTATTCCGCCTGCGGGCATGACGAGTGGTTCTCGCGCACTGTTATACGGCGAAGATGATGACGACGATACGCCCTTGCCTTTATATGACGAGGCAGCTATCGTGTCCAAAAGTGAGTCATTGACGCCTAAGACTCGCAGTTGGATTACTGGGCTCTTGGCTCTGATTATTTTGGCTGTCGTAGGTGGGCTGGGCTGGTTGCTATGGCGCACTGTCGATCCGCTTTCTCAGCAAGATGCTATCCCTGATGAAGTCATTCCGGGTATCAATCTGGAAGAATAA